A region of Theileria annulata chromosome 2, complete sequence, *** SEQUENCING IN PROGRESS *** DNA encodes the following proteins:
- a CDS encoding asparaginyl-trna synthetase, putative (chr2.cand.410 - PF00152 tRNA synthetases class II (D, K and N)) has translation MAPTPGLPSSDLLKKAQEMAGRLTVSDSTKVTKISSLLSSLRRNPFDSRYESVSDNINKAINNCSTTKVPSTLTFQQLDLILSKKTLDYKNSDEHTDTKSSECPEVKNVQVSNTGGTSGDQSFENFENELELEQKFSKEKCLVKVFGWCKSMRSQDGGRLLFVIVNDGSCKPNLQIVVHNDSKGYKEALKCKSGTSIQANGFLVNRVTQPKPAKEVSKENDSELQGEDRDYELLEDVSNRYELHITSDDSNYIQVLGLTNCPGTYPIAKKDLTMEFLRENAHLRPRTYLISAVMRIRSSLSIAIHLFFQSKNFHYLNSPVITTADCEGAGELFQVTTMFENVKNVKELVNKMYSKDTQPEVPNNSLNPDSKPSNDAENNCGGKPEDSSGFNGTETKDSDSKVNEPVDTTVDKTNAVNTDYKLLYKAVDFKKDFFKKKSFLTCSGQLSAENYCCSMGSVYTFGPTFRAENSHTNRHLSEFWMIEPEMTLVDLPGLMELTEEFIKFLVNYILKHNYDDLVFFNNTVDKELLSRLYNIVNKEFVHLSYTGVIDILQEYIKQNPEQPFEYNDVHWGIDLQSEHERFISEKVFNGPVIIYNYPKQIKAFYMRRNDDDKTVAAMDLIIPKIGELIGGSQREERFDYLEKSIKENKLNMQDYWWYLDLRRYGTIVHSGFGLGFERLIMMVTGVQNIKDVIPFPRYSGHSLF, from the exons ATGGCACCGACTCCCGGTTTGCCAAGCAGCGATTTGTTAAAAAAAGCCCAGGAGATGGCTGGAAGGCTGACAGTCTCCGATTCCACAAAAGTTACCAAAATCAGTTCACTGCTATCCTCGCTGCGTAGGAACCCATTTGACTCAAGGTATGAGTCAGTTTCAGATAACATCAATAAGGCGATCAATAACTGCTCAACAACGAAAGTTCCAAGTACACTAACATTTCAGCAATTAGATCTTATACTCAGTAAGAAGACTCTTgattataaaaatagtgATGAACACACTGACACAAAGTCCTCTGAATGCCCTGAAGTTAAAAATGTACAAGTTTCAAACACAGGAGGTACAAGTGGAGACCAGtcatttgaaaattttgagAATGAGTTGGAACTAGAACAAAAATTCAGTAAGGAGAAATGCTTGGTGAAAGTATTCGGCTGGTGCAAAAGTATGAGAAGCCAAGACGGAGGACGACTACTATTCGTCATAGTAAATGACGGAAGCTGTAAACCTAACCTTCAAATAGTAGTCCATAATGACTCGAAAGGATATAAAGAAGCTCTGAAGTGTAAGTCAGGAACATCAATACAAGCAAACGGATTCCTAGTAAATCGTGTAACTCAACCAAAACCTGCAAAAGAAGTGAGTAAGGAAAATGATTCTGAACTGCAAGGAGAAGATAGAGATTATGAGTTGTTGGAAGATGTTAGTAACAGATATGAACTGCACATCACAAGTGATGATAGTAATTACATCCAGGTTCTGGGATTAACTAATTGTCCTGGGACATATCCAATCGCTAAGAAAGATCTGACAATGGAGTTTTTACGAGAAAACGCACATTTGAGACCTAGAACGTACCTGATTTCGGCAGTAATGAGAATCAGAAGTTCTCTGTCAATTGCGATTCATTTATTCTTTCAGTCGAAAAACTTTCATTACCTGAACTCGCCAGTGATCACTACAGCTGATTGTGAAGGAGCAGGTGAACTATTTCAAGTTACTACTATGTTTGAGAACGTAAAAAACGTGAAGGAACTTGTAAATAAGATGTATAGTAAAGACACACAGCCTGAAGTGCCAAATAATTCCTTAAATCCTGACTCAAAACCTTCAAATGATGCCGAAAATAATTGTGGTGGGAAACCTGAGGATTCAAGTGGTTTTAACGGTACTGAAACTAAGGATAGTGACTCGAAAGTTAATGAACCTGTTGATACAACTGTTGATAAAACGAATGCAGTTAATACGGATTACAAGTTATTGTACAAGGCAGTTGACTTTAAGAAGGACTTCTTTAAGAAGAAGAGCTTCTTGACCTGCAGCGGCCAGCTGAGCGCTGAGAACTACTGCTGTTCGATGGGGAGCGTTTACACCTTCGGGCCTACATTCAGGGCTGAGAATTCCCACACAAATCGCCACTTGTCGGAGTTTTGGATGATTGAGCCCGAGATGACGCTGGTTGACTTGCCAGGCCTGATGGAGTTGACTGAGGAGTTCATAAAGTTCCTCGTCAACTACATACTGAAGCACAACTACGACGACCTGGTGTTTTTCAACAACACTGTGGACAAGGAGCTGTTGAGCAGGCTGTACAACATAGTGAACAAGGAATTTGTACACCTGTCCTACACGGGTGTGATTGACATTCTCCAGGAATATATAAAGCAAA ATCCTGAACAACCTTTTGAGTACAACGATGTCCACTGGGGTATTGATTTACAGAGCGAGCATGAGAGGTTTATTTCCGAGAAGGTGTTTAACGGCCCCGTGATAATATACAACTACCCTAAACAGATCAAGGCCTTCTATATGCGAAGGAACGATGATGACAAGACAGTTGCAGCCATGGATTTAATCATTCCGAAGATCG GTGAATTGATTGGAGGGTCTCAGCGTGAAGAAAGGTTTGATTATTTGGAGAAATCAATAAAGGAAAATAAACTGAACATGCAGGACTACTGGTGGTATCTGGACCTGAGAAGATATGGAACAATTGTGCACTCGGGGTTCGGACTGGGATTCGAGCGCCTGATCATGATGGTCACAGGAGTCCAGAACATAAAGGATGTGATCCCGTTCCCGAGATACTCGGGACACTCTTTGTTTTAA
- a CDS encoding uncharacterized protein (chr2.C.cand.111 - hypothetical protein), with product MATTSEDQAVVDFLTSSRDKISDFIKIHDSDPRLKDLLNTSREIMECVNDVSNFLNPCFSPNSEVSIKKYEDCVFINRDVGSENEIAELLQQIQNESSEFLTFLENLHVTFNSLNLVLNPSDSSSDSGSNTLSKSRILELYNENKKLANEIDRLNTEIIANDSKLSELESTKKLCEKELLMYDKLLKSSQDLNNREAQEKLMIYDKLLKYLEPNSV from the exons atggCTACGACATCTGAAGATCAGGCCGTTGTGGACTTTTTGACCAGTTCCAGAGATAAAATTTCTGATTTCATAAAAATTCACg ATTCTGATCCCAGACTAAAGGACTTGTTAAATACGTCAAG agAGATTATGGAATGTGTGAACGACGTTTCTAACTTCTTGAATCCTTGTTTTTCTCCTAACTCTGAAGTTTCAATCAAG AAGTATGAGGATTGCGTTTTCATTAATCGCGATGTGGGATCAGAGAATGAAATCGCTGAACTGTTACAACAAATTCAAAACGAATCTTCTGAATTTCTCACATTTTTAGAAAATCTACACGTTACATTCAACTCACTAAATTTAGTATTAAACCCTTCAGATTCAAGCTCCGACTCGGGTTCAAATACCTTGTCAAAGAGCAGGATATTGGAATTATACAACGAAAACAAAAAACTGGCTAACGAGATCGATAGATTAAACACTGAAATTATAGCTAACGACTCTAAGCTAAGTGAGCTCGAGTCTACCAAAAAACTCTGTGAAAAAGAACTCTTGATGTACGACAAACTGTTAAAATCTTCAcaagatttaaataatcgGGAAGCACAGGAGAAATTGATGATATATGacaaattgttaaaatatttagaacCGAATTCTGTTTAA
- a CDS encoding uncharacterized protein (chr2.cand.409 - hypothetical protein): MGVETQEKFNIDFIKKFIGPNNKENTKQNTKNNEQNGLISGADDLKFDDLKLDYDSNDLSTLESKVDVYLSKIKELDTSLNEDDNKYEALNEKVREFVSIEKLHRCGSDNRHIYFAGIPLSHSLEVLKGLRIQKEQQERINQLESKVNDLNDEITELNEEKQLHFYKFEKSIHKALNMGLAIQNMLLFFDRYDKVRMKIFILKLRAGNYQSIKLNLRRLEKYKITAFTNSINKIMKFKLKYYINLLKAKEPFEKPKYKFEPAKLKKTPRVKTPKVDPDVNVGVDVETNLLNRLEKLLVQEINTLM; encoded by the exons ATGGGAGTGGAAACTCAGGAAAAATTTAACATCGACttcattaaaaaattcattggcccaaataataaagagAATACTAAACAGAATACCAAAAATAATGAACAAAATGGCCTAATAAGTGGAGCtgatgatttaaaatttgatgaCTTGAAGTTAGATTACGATTCTAATGATTTGTCAACCTTAGAATCAAAGGTGGATGTGTACCTCtctaaaataaaagaacTTGACACATCCTTAAATGAAG acGATAATAAATACGAAGCCTTGAACGAAAAGGTTCGCGAATTTGTAAGCATAGAGAAGCTTCACAGATGCGGGTCAGATAACCGCCATATATACTTTGCTGGAATCCCATTGTCTCATAGTTTGGAGGTTTTAAAGGGTCTTAGGATACAAAAGGAACAGCAGGAAAGGATAAATCAGTTGGAGTCTAAAGTTAATGACTTGAACGATGAGATTACCGAGTTGAACGAAGAAAAGCAATTACATTTCTACAAATTTGAAAAGTCTATACACAAAGCACTCAACATGGGTCTAGCCATACAGAACATGCTCCT TTTCTTTGACCGCTATGATAAAGTGAGGATGAAAATATTCATCTTGAAACTAAGGGCCGGAAACTACCAATCAATTAAGTTGAACTTGAGGAGGCTGGAGAAGTATAAAATAACGGCGTTTacaaattcaataaataaaataatgaaatttaaattaaaatattacataAATCTTTTAAAGGCAAAAGAGCCCTTTGAAAAACcgaaatataaatttgagCCAGCAAAGCTTAAGAAAACTCCAAGAGTTAAAACTCCTAAAGTGGACCCCGATGTAAACGTCGGTGTGGATGTCGAAacaaatttactaaatcGCCTGGAAAAGTTGCTTGTACAGGAAATTAACACCCTAATGTGA
- a CDS encoding uncharacterized protein (ankyrin repeat protein, putative;~chr2.cand.408 - PF00023 Ankyrin repeat): MVKSDEENGPPDQLDDDVEWDDEFMYLLRVNDLESAKQVLEKRLVKDLNYTNEDGNTALHYVCANDLEEAAIFLLRECKVNYTVNNKCGNSPLHWIVQNKALKTLKVLLWHDYEVHKNELNYSKYTHNFTFKDSKFKLSKETLEHYNIKDYPEDYSRINEIDITKENQFGKTVLSEAFRSENLELLQLILEHPISAILDQKAENTTEEDNETESVDYVIHEFQFINKGTLSQGEAENLKYEGKMQENDKFSTKSENNVNDADLGDNKASLKVKIKEMCIKDDKILDAENSELDSSGLIIWESSVIASFWLSMLAGSNNYSGLNVLELGSGCGLVGISFKVACQYYKQPIKLTLTDYSDKTVENLKYNVELNGLKEDVWVSQLNWNLYDKMPDNELYDLIIASDLIYDVKLVECLANVINKVLTPKGTFLYTYKISRNGSTDFINRLSEFGFQIEIQHVPKVCQQNPFVNKNKVTNWKQC; this comes from the exons ATGGTAAAATCCGATGAGGAGAATGGTCCTCCCGATCAACTGGATGATGATGTTGAATGGGATGATGAGTTTATGTATTTACTGAGGGTAAATGACCTGGAATCAGCTAAACAGGTTCTGGAAAAAAGACTTGTGAaggatttaaattatacaaatgaGGATGGAAACACTGCTCTCCACTATGTTTGTGCAAATGACTTGGAAGAGGCAGCTATTTTTCTTTTAAGGGAATGTAAAGTGAATTACACAGTTAATAACAAGTGTGGGAATTCACCGCTTCATTGGATTGTACAAAACAAGGCTCTCAAGACCTTGAAAGTTCTATTATGGCACGATTACGAGGTTCACAAGAATGaacttaactactctaaaTACACTCATAATTTCACCTTTAAGG ATTCGAAGTTCAAATTAAGCAAGGAAACTCTGGAACATTATAACATAAAAGATTATCCTGAAGATTACAGTAGgattaatgaaattgacaTCACTAAAGAGAACCAGTTTGGGAAGACCGTTTTATCAGAAGCTTTCAGATCTGAAAATCTAGAACTTCTTCAATTGATACTTGAACATCCCATTTCTGCAATTTTGGATCAAAAAGCTGAAAATACCACTGAGGAAGATAATGAAACTGAAAGCGTAGATTATGTAATTCATGAATTCCagtttattaataaagGTACCCTTAGTCAGGGTGAAGCTGAAAACTTGAAATATGAAGGGAAAATGCAAGAAAACGATAAATTCTCTACTAAATCAgaaaataatgttaatgaTGCTGATCTTGGAGATAATAAAGCCAGTttaaaagttaaaattaaagaaatgTGTATCAAGGACGATAAAATACTAGACGCTGAAAATAGTGAACTGGATTCTTCTGGATTAATAATATGGGAATCAAGTGTAATAGCTTCATTTTGGCTTAGTATGCTTGCTGGATCGAACAATTATTCAGGGCTTAATGTTCTTGAGCTTGGTAGCGGGTGTGGCCTAGTGGGCATATCCTTCAAAGTAGCTTGCCAGTACTATAAACAGCCCATAAAGTTAACTTTAACAGATTACAGTGATAAAACAGTAGAGAACCTGAAATATAATGTTGAATTAAATGGATTAAAGGAAGATGTGTGGGTATCGCAGTTAAATTGGAACCTATATGATAAAATGCCTGATAAT gaATTGTATGATTTGATAATCGCAAGCGATTTGATCTACGATGTTAAGCTGGTTGAGTGCCTGGCGAATGTAATCAACAAAGTATTAACCCCCAAAGGAACTTTTTTATACACTTACAAGATATCTAGAAATGGTTCAACTGATTTTATAAACAG ATTAAGCGAGTTTGGGTTTCAAATTGAGATACAGCACGTGCCCAAAGTATGCCAACAAAACCCTTTTGTAAACAAGAATAAGGTAACAAACTGGAAacaatgttaa
- a CDS encoding uncharacterized protein (chr2.C.cand.112 - score = 39.77hypothetical protein, conserved, pfe0995C) — MSNNFEEDIAESETSLQNFSDDDLSHLKQDFNNDNLNKELSEEELSDKEQLSESAMNPDESTQSRFDSEEHRLENEKLTSDNELLDSESKTENSQVKFENEEDKFDGEYKPDDEQMRGEKRLLESKEDASTSFNKHVELDSAENKEKSPVKIVTDEKKKKKPTTEGSNFQTKINVGYNHQVPFTPAFFLDHSYNNNNNGYKKEWARLMYSPYQMEKIRRRKLKEGLYDSVIKNEFELAEFIQMCAKNWKNNPGWHPFSPEFAYKILHFADYDPNKALKYMNDNNFNFTCNFKLLNSCICDPPIRRYDNKWKPKDRRGQVPTNPYPPPVTLRGYLLRRHTVK, encoded by the exons atgtcAAACAACTTCGAGGAAGACATTGCTGAAAGTGAAACGAGTTTACAAAATTTCAGTGATGATGATCTATCTCATCTAAAACAA gatttcaataatgataatttgaataagGAATTATCTGAGGAAGAATTATCAGATAAGGAACAGCTATCAGAGAGTGCAATGAATCCAGATGAATCCACTCAATCACGTTTCGATAGTGAAGAACATAGattagaaaatgaaaagCTAACCTCagataatgaattattgGATAGTGAATCCAAAACAGAGAATAGTCAGGTGAAGTTTGAGAATGAAGAAGATAAGTTTGATGGAGAATATAAACCGGACGATGAACAGATGAGAGGTGAAAAACGATTATTGGAGAGTAAAGAAGATGCTAGTACAAGCTTTAATAAGCATGTGGAACTAGATAGCGCAGAGAATAAGGAGAAAAGCCCAGTGAAGATAGTAACTGACgagaagaagaagaaaaaacCGACTACAGAAGGCTCAAATTTCCAGactaaaataaatgtagGCTATAACCACCAAGTTCCCTTCACACCGGCCTTTTTTCTCGACCATTCctacaataataataacaacGGATACA AGAAGGAATGGGCCAGATTAATGTATTCTCCGTATCAAATGGAGAAAATACGTAGAAGAAAGTTAAAGGAGGGATTATATGACTCCGTTATAAAGAACGAATTTGAAC ttgCTGAATTTATACAAATGTGCGCCAAAAACTGGAAAAACAATCCAGGCTGGCACCCCTTTTCACCTGAATTTGcttataaaattttacattttgCTGATTATGACCCCAACAAGGCATTAAAATACATGAACGACAACAACTTCAATTTTACATGTAATTTTAAGCTACTAAATAGTT GTATATGCGACCCTCCTATTCGAAGGTATGATAACAAGTGGAAGCCGAAGGATAGGCGTGGACAGGTACCAACAAATCCATATCCCCCACCAGTAACCCTAAGAGGTTATTTATTGAGAAGGCACACCgtaaaataa
- a CDS encoding uncharacterized protein (chr2.cand.407 - PF02338 OTU-like cysteine protease, not good gene model;~OTU-like cysteine protease, putative), protein MNFYKDEQIFLIFIFNFFVEVDVGKQEYEQLQDKLKELGLKIHDIQPDGNCLFKSIEHQLKYYSENGYNLPKYNYMELRRLIVDHLKSNQNEYESFLAVNNTSDSPSINYLTYCENMLKDGEWGSELEIIVLTKLLNCNIKIHNSYNTIEYNSPNNSGATLNISYHKHQYLLGEHYNSIIPI, encoded by the exons atgaatttttataaagACGAACAA atttttttgatttttatctttaatttttttgtaGAAGTGGATGTTGGCAAGCAAGAATATGAACAGTTGCAAGATAAATTGAAGGAATTGGGTTTGAAAATTCATGATATACAACCGGATGGAAATTGTTTATTCAA GTCTATTGAGCACCAGCTGAAATACTATAGCGAGAATGGGTACAATTTACCAAAATACAATTACATGGAGCTGAGAAGATTAATAGTTGATCACTTGAAAAGCAACCAAAACGAATACGAAAGTTTCTTAGCTGTGAACAACACCA GTGATAGTCCTAGTATTAACTACCTAACATATTGTGAAAACATGCTAAAGGATGGCGAGTGGGGAAGTGAGCTTGAAATCATTGTTCTAACTAAGCTGCTAAACTGtaacattaaaatacaCAACTCTTACAACACAATAGAGTACAACTCACCAAATAACTCTGGAGCAACCCTAAATATTTCATACCATAAACACCAGTACCTACTTGGAGAACATTATAACTCCATAATACCTATTTAA
- a CDS encoding dolichol phosphate mannose synthase, putative (PF00535 Glycosyl transferase), with protein MEKELNRLEDLSIIVSTYNEKDNIAFLVYLIHYYLKPLNINYEIVVVDDNSPDGTASVVEKLQELFTNEFLVKYNFPHIPMFDKHDVHDFENSFESFNSSEDTKGKRKLLGRKGSKKDELASKNVERTMKLVKRMKKLGLGSSYVSGLSHCKYDFVLILDADLSHHPMYIPSMLRLQKEKDLDVVSCSRYRSEGGASGWPLQRIFISKTLNYLCKLFFRPKVTDLTGSFRLYRKDVLSKVINTVHSKGFLFQVEMILKCEKVLNAKVDEIPIVFIERIYGKSKFGKTSKIQLFIGLTEIFRGLVGLSKLLWEF; from the exons atggAAAAAGAACTCAATAGGCTGGAAGATTTGTCAATAATCGTTTCTACCTACAATGAGAAGGATAACATCGCATTTTTGGTCTATTTGATACACTATTACCTAAAACCACT GAACATAAACTATGAAATAGTCGTTGTCGACGATAACAGCCCAGACGGAACAGCTTCGGTGGTTGAGAAGCTACAGGAGTTATTTACCAACGAATTTTTGGTAAAATATAACTTTCCTCACATTCCTATGTTTGACAAACATGACGTTCAtgattttgaaaattcTTTTGAAAGTTTCAATTCTTCAGAAGATACTAAGGGTAAAAGGAAGTTACTCGGTCGAAAAGGTTCTAAGAAGGATGAGCTTGCTTCCAAAAATGTAGAAAGAACTATGAAACTAGTTAAGCGGATGAAGAAATTAGGTTTGGGCAGTTCCTATGTGTCTGGGTTAAGCCACTGTAAGTACGATTTTGTCCTAATTCTAGACGCTGATCTATCTCACCACCCAATGTACATCCCCTCTATGCTCCGTCTACAGAAAGAAAAGGATTTGGATGTCGTTAGCTGTTCACGTTATAGAAGTGAGGGGGGAGCCAGTGGCTGGCCATTACAGCGGATTTTTATTTCAAAAACATTGAATTATCTCTGTAAACTATTTTTTAGACCCAAAGTTACAGACTTAACTG GCAGTTTTAGGCTATACAGAAAGGACGTATTGAGTAAGGTGATAAACACAGTACATAGCAAAG GTTTTCTGTTTCAAGTTGAAATGATCCTAAAGTGTGAAAAGGTTCTAAATGCCAAAGTTGACGAAATACCTATTGTTTTTATAGAGCGAATATATGGGAAATCTAAATTCGGTAAAACTTCAAAGATTCAACTTTTCATAGGTTTAACTGAGATTTTCAGAGGTTTGGTAGGATTGTCTAAATTACTTTGggaattttaa
- a CDS encoding uncharacterized protein (chr2.C.cand.114 - hypothetical protein): MLYNNYKLLLKKYNELNEEKMSYVEGLKEYRSRLDNSNHLLRLQRNIILSNQQYNTSSFKQLEADLRNNELQLRNLESDLKSKEQQLQSLESELQARELDLNNKQLELENRQSDLETRQSNLEVRESELRTKELELNEKELQLNNLLANNAAVDFSNSSSTPVSSDDSDLFPSNSLESQQASPNSQPNEQSKTLHDTNAVGKVEVSEDNTSKGEPILVRPMDKLDVVNNDIINSLYIKVSYF; encoded by the coding sequence ATGTTGTACAATAACTATAAGCTGctattgaaaaaatataatgaattaaacGAGGAGAAAATGTCCTACGTTGAAGGACTGAAGGAATATCGTAGCAGATTAGACAACTCAAACCATTTGTTACGGCTCCAAAGAAATATCATTCTCTCTAACCAACAGTACAATACGTCAAGTTTCAAACAATTAGAAGCTGACCTAAGGAATAACGAGCTTCAATTACGGAATCTTGAATCTGATCTGAAAAGCAAGGAGCAACAATTACAATCCCTTGAGTCTGAGCTTCAAGCTCGAGAATTAGATTTGAACAACAAACAATTGGAACTTGAAAACAGACAGTCTGATTTAGAAACTAGACAATCTAATCTTGAAGTTAGAGAATCTGAGTTACGCACCAAGGAATTGGAATTGAATGAAAAAGAATTACAATTAAACAATCTCCTTGCTAATAATGCCGCTGTAGATTTTTCAAACTCATCTTCAACTCCAGTATCATCAGATGATTCAGACTTATTTCCCTCAAATTCCTTGGAATCACAACAAGCCTCCCCTAATTCTCAGCCAAATGAACAGTCCAAAACTCTCCATGACACTAATGCTGTGGGCAAAGTCGAGGTCTCAGAGGATAACACTTCAAAAGGAGAACCTATCCTTGTCCGTCCCATGGATAAATTGGACGTCGTcaataatgatataataaattctttGTACATAAAAGTAagttatttttag
- a CDS encoding Tpr-related protein family member, putative (chr2.cand.406 - TpR-like protein;~2 probable transmembrane helices predicted for TA14840 by TMHMM2.0 at aa 21-43 and 591-613), which produces MAEECPFCEGQQGEYPNLGNCGLLMAAYILAGLAMMLNIRLSYSSAPYALIRFQLPENLFSVFVRRMASALELWCLPSMLLGNIIDLLQKLVEGGHQVRALIEKAGEIQTKAGTLSSTATSQASGVGGVNTVASSLAANAQALNTAATQLPTADGLTELQEQATALATAAKGSDGGEDKDSLHHHAGELQSDQTNVDKAIAVIDAFKKVAEAYEKLSKQTTYQSNKPTAEEAKQPSSLPPAKEKVNKVEEAWEGVNTQFGTLCKALFKYYADQINTRATSITNVDTARAFKEKYDQFGKIYDSIPDDTADKSTVQNQWTELKNVIIGEMKLWKFYWIIGPSIATQWLNFLTYYTNMLWGNLMEIGLKSYYLHEGYKKWNDGKYKPLKGGNLYKSTDSSAITDEDLIPAREDKFKVIIVPSIVSQWLNFLTYANQLFTDATSLETALSGAENAKAKAQALVTALKQAASNTSPKGLKDLLDELSGLTGFTQIFAQAQKVQQQYETVEREYNNVKNDGKAKAESKFKDVTNAFEALQTEYTNAVSPDKFNWIIGLKTYYKIQNYEKDKGANGENLKDTSGDFKTPRLAKLYTIIVPSIIAQWFNFLNYVILLFVYRGGGDTGR; this is translated from the exons ATGGCAGAGGAGTGTCCTTTCTGTGAGGGTCAGCAGGGTGAATATCCTAATTTAGGTAACTGTGGATTACTTATGGCCGCATATATACTTGCTGGTCTAGCAATGATGCTTAACATTAGGCTTTCTTATAGTTCAGCTCCATACGCACTCATTAGGTTCCAACTTCCAGAGAATCTCTTCAGTGTTTTTGTAAGAAGAATGGCTAGTGCTTTGGAACTCTGGTGCTTACCAAGCATGCTACTAGGCAATATCATTGACCTACTTCAAAAACTAGTTGAAGGTGGACACCAAGTAAGAGCACTCATAGAGAAGGCAGGAGAAATACAGACTAAGGCCGGAACACTTAGCTCAACTGCTACAAGCCAAGCTAGTGGTGTTGGTGGTGTCAATACTGTAGCCTCATCTCTAGCCGCTAATGCCCAAGCACTTAACACCGCAGCCACTCAACTACCTACTGCTGATGGACTTACTGAACTTCAAGAACAAGCCACAGCTCTAGCCACTGCAGCCAAAGGCTCTGATGGTGGTGAAGATAAAGATAGTCTACATCATCATGCAGGAGAACTACAAAGTGACCAAACTAATGTAGATAAGGCCATAGCAGTCATAGATGCATTCAAGAAGGTCGCTGAAGCATACGAAAAACTGTCAAAACAAACGACATACCAATCCAATAAACCAACAGCAGAAGAAGCCAAACAACCATCATCTCTACCTCCTGCTAAAGAAAAGGTCAATAAGGTTGAAGAAGCCTGGGAAGGGGTCAATACCCAATTCGGAACACTTTGTAAGGCACTCTTCAAGTACTACGCAGACCAGATTAACACTAGGGCCACTTCAATAACCAATGTTGATACTGCCCGAGCCTTCAAAGAAAAATATGACCAGTTTGGAAAGATCTACGACTCAATACCTGATGATACTGCTGATAAATCTACTGTCCAAAATCAATGGACGGAACTCAAAAATGTCATCATTGGTGAAATGAAACTTTGGAAATTCTATTGGATCATTGGTCCATCCATAGCTACTCAGTGGTTAAACTTCCTGACATAT TATACCAATATGCTTTGGGGCAACCTAATGGAAATTGGCCTGAAGTCATACTATCTACACGAAGGGTACAAGAAATGGAACGACGGCAAGTACAAACCTCTCAAAGGTGGTAATCTATACAAATCCACCGACAGCAGCGCCATCACCGACGAAGACCTCATACCTGCTAGAGAGGATAAATTCAAAGTTATCATTGTTCCTTCCATAGTCAGTCAGTGGTTAAATTTCCTGACATAT GCCAATCAACTATTTACCGATGCCACTTCACTAGAAACTGCACTAAGTGGTGCTGAAAATGCTAAAGCAAAAGCTCAAGCTCTTGTCACGGCACTGAAACAAGCCGCCAGCAATACTAGTCCAAAGGGTCTTAAAGACTTACTCGATGAACTTAGTGGTCTTACTGGCTTTACACAAATATTTGCTCAGGCCCAGAAGGTTCAGCAGCAGTATGAAACTGTTGAACGAGAGTACAACAATGTGAAAAATGATGGTAAGGCTAAAGCTGaatctaaatttaaagatgTTACAAATGCATTCGAAGCACTTCAAACTGAGTATACCAATGCTGTATCTCCTGACAAGTTCAACTGGATCATAG GGCTTAAAACCTactataaaatacaaaactACGAGAAAGACAAAGGCGCCAACGGAGAAAATCTCAAAGACACCAGCGGCGACTTCAAAACTCCCAGACTAGCAAAATTATACACTATTATAGTTCCTTCCATCATTGCTCAATGGTTTAATTTCCTTAACTATGTTATTCTATTGTTTGTATATCGTGGTGGTGGTGATACTGGACGATAA